A stretch of the Lytechinus variegatus isolate NC3 chromosome 5, Lvar_3.0, whole genome shotgun sequence genome encodes the following:
- the LOC121415208 gene encoding alpha- and gamma-adaptin-binding protein p34-like, producing the protein MATPTALLVSCSSSVDAHGIMKKITENDSGTPFTPIAEEVEGYPWQLSNKYYTADILVCIAKPCIMGSLSLGESMEGIIIAMDDKADSFKTAKSQWAIVKEISPEIRILACKQFTKAPGVSKQEILEWCLDNSFELVELERPENEEDEEEDGFGTVPYGVERIVSALHAHTWSNLEMKEDNRSNLLRLQERFGENDNRTESENHTSSNDASTQGYISLCGVDELPSEDPDNQIDQEHCHTTTETTESSPRDSNVRTMAAGDERRGDNGGGAQDGGCRGSSSSSGAESTSALPDGANAAASGVTPEKTKEKAAADLDKIDALLDEDRQVFEALGNEDPEMESFELLFSRMAHMKEKASNLEGEERRQYAEKVAVAFWRAIGGDEGEIGGLDDDSDE; encoded by the exons ATGGCGACGCCCACTGCTTTGCTAGTTTCCTGCTCTTCAAGCGTAGATGCCCATGGAATaatgaaaa aaatcacagaaaatgatTCTGGAACCCCGTTCACCCCCATTGCGGAAGAGGTGGAGGGTTACCCTTGGCAGCTCAGCAACAAGTACTACACAGCGGACATCTTGGTGTGCATCGCTAAACCCTGCATCATGGGATCACTCTCTCTAGGAGAATCCATGGAGGGCATTATAATCGCCATGGATGATAAG GCAGATAGCTTCAAGACTGCCAAGTCCCAGTGGGCCATAGTCAAAGAGATCAGCCCGGAAATCAGAATTCTTGCTTGTAAACAATTTACCAAAGCACCAG GAGTATCTAAGCAAGAAATCTTAGAGTGGTGTCTTGACAATAGTTTTGAGCTGGTAGAGTTAGAAAGGCCAGAGAATGAagaggatgaagaagaagatggatTCG GTACAGTGCCATATGGTGTGGAAAGGATAGTCTCGGCTTTGCATGCCCACACATGGTCAAATCTAGAGATGAAAG AAGACAATCGATCAAACTTGCTGAGACTTCAAGAGAGGTTTGGGGAGAATGACAACAGGACGGAGTCCGAAAACCACACGTCTTCCAACGATGCTTCCACGCAAGGATACATTTCCCTCTGTGGGGTCGACGAACTTCCCTCCGAAGATCCTGATAATCAAATAGACCAAGAACATTGCCACACAACCACGGAAACAACAGAATCTTCCCCCAGGGACAGTAATGTGAGGACTATGGCTGCAGGTGATGAGAGGAGGGGGGATAATGGGGGAGGGGCTCAGGATGGGGGTTGCCGtggaagcagcagcagcagcggtGCTGAATCAACAAGTGCACTTCCAGATGGAGCCAATGCAGCAGCAAGCGGTGTAACGCCGGAGAAGACCAAAGAGAAAGCTGCGGCCGATCTCGATAAAATAG ATGCTTTGCTCGATGAGGATAGGCAGGTCTTTGAAGCTCTTGGAAACGAGGATCCAGAAATGGAATCCTTTGAACTACTCTTTTCCAGAATGGCCCACATGAAAG AGAAAGCAAGTAACTTGGAGGGTGAGGAGAGGAGACAGTATGCCGAGAAGGTGGCTGTTGCGTTCTGGAGAGCGATAGGAGGGGACGAAGGAGAGATAGGCGGACTGGATGATGATTCAGATGAATGA